A genomic window from Methanobacterium sp. BRmetb2 includes:
- a CDS encoding transcriptional regulator: MDDIDLAIIRSLIKNSRITILQMSKEIDVPDATISNRLKKLEDTIIKRYTMIPNWQKLGMEITSIIIIQTESEKHESVKEMLSKLQEVSEVYSVSGEYDILIKVWVKNIDELNQLINKKIRSIDGIEDLTEMIVMERVKEDVPII; encoded by the coding sequence ATGGACGATATAGATCTGGCAATAATACGCTCCTTAATAAAAAATTCAAGAATTACTATATTACAGATGTCAAAAGAAATTGATGTACCAGATGCTACCATATCTAACCGACTTAAAAAGTTGGAAGATACTATTATAAAGCGTTATACCATGATTCCTAACTGGCAAAAATTGGGAATGGAAATAACTTCTATAATTATTATCCAAACCGAATCTGAAAAGCATGAATCTGTTAAGGAGATGCTATCAAAACTTCAAGAAGTATCTGAAGTTTACAGTGTTTCAGGAGAGTATGATATTCTAATCAAAGTCTGGGTAAAAAACATTGACGAACTCAATCAATTGATAAATAAAAAAATCCGTTCAATTGACGGTATTGAAGATCTAACAGAAATGATAGTAATGGAACGAGTTAAAGAAGATGTTCCAATAATTTAA
- a CDS encoding divalent cation transporter produces MKWMEKILKKTGQYIHIILNWTVKIAILVSRRSLEFLQIPLVVSSKITNFLKDISKVLRETFIALFICAIGDLIAGLLLSGMTDVFSILPGLLVLIPGAIGMRGNIFGALGSRLGSNLHIGILSPELKKSKILNQNIISAIILTIIMSIFLAFMAKGFCILVGFESISLVDFTVVSVLGGIFSGALLLPATILISIKSYENGWNPDNVTTPLIAAAGDLFTIPSILLAVQILLWIRNGFIETFLFLIFIVIGIIGFIIGIKGGYHLKKIIKHSTPTLFLSSIFGTTAGTVLNSTFSTILNNPSILTLVPLFSGESGDLVSILGARLSSGLHIGSIKASLKPTPETLRNFGIIITLALIIYPLIGLLAHLAATSMGIPSIGTEKMVLISTSAGLLLTPVMILIGFFLSIITYRKGLDPDNIVIPLSTSLTDPLANTFLVIMVISILSTAL; encoded by the coding sequence GTGAAATGGATGGAGAAAATTCTGAAGAAGACCGGGCAGTACATTCACATCATTCTAAACTGGACAGTGAAAATAGCAATCCTAGTGTCAAGAAGATCCCTTGAATTTCTTCAAATACCCCTGGTTGTAAGTAGTAAGATTACTAATTTTTTAAAAGACATTTCAAAAGTTTTAAGGGAAACATTTATTGCTCTTTTTATATGTGCTATTGGGGATCTAATAGCAGGTCTGCTTCTAAGTGGAATGACCGACGTATTTTCAATCCTTCCTGGACTCCTTGTTCTTATACCCGGAGCAATTGGGATGAGGGGTAATATTTTTGGAGCGTTAGGCTCCAGGTTAGGCTCCAACCTCCACATTGGTATTTTATCTCCAGAACTTAAAAAATCAAAAATTTTAAACCAGAACATTATATCTGCAATTATTTTAACCATTATAATGTCCATATTCCTTGCATTTATGGCTAAAGGATTTTGCATTCTTGTGGGATTTGAAAGTATTAGTCTTGTTGATTTTACAGTGGTATCAGTCCTGGGAGGTATATTTTCAGGGGCACTGCTCTTACCTGCAACTATCTTAATTTCCATTAAAAGCTATGAAAACGGCTGGAACCCAGATAATGTGACAACACCATTAATTGCTGCTGCAGGAGACCTTTTTACCATTCCTTCAATTTTATTAGCAGTTCAAATACTTTTATGGATTAGAAATGGCTTTATAGAAACATTCCTATTTTTGATATTCATTGTAATTGGAATAATCGGCTTTATTATTGGAATAAAAGGTGGATATCACCTCAAGAAGATTATTAAACACAGTACCCCTACACTTTTTTTATCTTCAATATTTGGTACAACTGCCGGTACAGTTTTAAACAGCACTTTTTCCACAATTTTAAATAATCCAAGTATACTGACTCTTGTACCTCTGTTTTCAGGTGAAAGCGGTGATCTGGTAAGCATTCTTGGTGCTAGATTATCTTCTGGATTACATATCGGTTCTATAAAAGCTTCACTTAAACCCACACCAGAAACACTGCGAAATTTTGGGATAATTATAACCCTGGCCCTTATAATTTATCCCCTAATTGGACTGCTGGCACATCTAGCTGCAACATCCATGGGAATACCATCAATAGGCACTGAAAAGATGGTTCTAATTAGCACATCTGCCGGACTGCTACTCACACCAGTTATGATATTGATTGGATTCTTTTTGAGCATTATTACATACAGGAAAGGGCTGGACCCAGACAATATAGTGATACCCTTATCAACCAGTTTAACCGACCCTCTGGCCAATACATTTCTGGTCATAATGGTTATTTCAATTTTAAGTACTGCCCTGTAA